In Candidatus Promineifilum breve, one genomic interval encodes:
- a CDS encoding 4-vinyl reductase has translation MNNLVPPSGYYLSNRLGRVYLEALQEAIGRNGLNALLNLTGNGGFIDQPPANDLALGFELATVSNLNRALEMIYGPRGARGLALRGGRAMYARIIEAFDLPTGFNEFAFRLLPVSTRLKIGVPALARALTQQSDQTHRAADRGNHFTYTIERCAVCWGQSAKSPLCHLTVGLLQEALSAFGRGQEFRVSQTECRAVGAAACVFHIEKEPIA, from the coding sequence TTGAACAATCTCGTTCCCCCCAGCGGCTATTATCTGTCGAACCGGCTTGGCCGCGTCTATCTGGAGGCGTTGCAAGAGGCCATCGGCCGCAACGGCCTGAACGCGCTGCTCAACCTGACCGGCAACGGCGGCTTCATCGACCAACCGCCGGCCAACGATCTGGCACTGGGGTTCGAGCTGGCGACCGTGTCCAATCTCAACCGGGCGCTGGAAATGATCTATGGGCCGCGCGGGGCGCGCGGGTTGGCGCTGCGCGGCGGGCGGGCCATGTATGCCCGGATCATCGAGGCGTTTGACCTGCCGACCGGCTTCAACGAGTTCGCTTTTCGTCTGCTGCCGGTCTCGACGCGGCTCAAGATCGGCGTGCCCGCGTTGGCCCGCGCCCTGACGCAACAGAGCGACCAGACCCACCGCGCCGCCGATCGCGGCAACCACTTCACCTATACCATCGAGCGCTGCGCCGTCTGTTGGGGACAATCGGCCAAATCGCCGCTGTGCCATCTGACCGTCGGCCTGCTGCAAGAAGCCCTGAGCGCCTTCGGCCGTGGTCAGGAGTTTCGCGTCAGCCAGACCGAATGCCGGGCGGTGGGCGCGGCGGCCTGCGTCTTCCACATCGAGAAAGAGCCGATCGCATGA
- a CDS encoding glycoside hydrolase family 1 protein, whose protein sequence is MAHAIMTFPPDFLWGTATSAYQVEGNNSNSDWFAWEAADPARIKGDLGCGPASDWWQNAEADLDIAAALGTNAHRLSLEWSRIEPEPSVFDSAAIARYRAILQACHDRGLEPMVTLHHFSNPLWLVEKGDFHSEIVVEYFRRYTAKVVAELGDLIPKWITINEPVTYGVLRYLTHDFPNPGRGGFGALFAAIHNMLRCHAAAYHTIKEAYPAALVGTANNMQVFAARPDGNAIDRRWARMIDRLYNDSWPDALHTGRYRGLWSSKRFKGLAGTYDFVGINYYTRFYLRFPPPPGFVDREWGPEALVSDGAYGEVYAHGLYEIMERVWRRYQKPIYITENGLPDAADRLRPGFLLDHLRQIWHAISFCYPIMGYYHWSLVDNFEWDRGWTQRFGLVAVDPTTQARAWRPSAHLYQEICRSYSISDDMAARYAPEMLAVMWPGEEQRAEAQGSGGAGEQG, encoded by the coding sequence ATGGCCCACGCAATAATGACCTTCCCGCCCGATTTTCTCTGGGGCACGGCGACTTCGGCCTATCAGGTTGAGGGCAACAACAGCAATAGCGACTGGTTCGCCTGGGAAGCGGCCGACCCCGCCCGCATCAAGGGCGACCTCGGCTGCGGCCCGGCGTCGGATTGGTGGCAGAACGCCGAGGCCGACCTCGACATCGCCGCCGCGCTGGGCACCAACGCCCATCGCCTGTCGCTGGAATGGAGCCGCATCGAGCCGGAGCCGAGCGTCTTCGATAGCGCCGCCATCGCCCGCTACCGGGCCATCCTGCAAGCCTGCCACGACCGCGGGCTGGAGCCGATGGTCACGCTGCATCACTTCAGCAACCCCCTGTGGTTGGTGGAGAAGGGGGATTTCCACAGCGAGATCGTCGTCGAATATTTCCGCCGCTACACGGCCAAGGTCGTGGCCGAACTGGGCGACCTGATCCCCAAGTGGATCACCATCAACGAGCCGGTGACTTACGGTGTGCTACGCTATCTGACCCACGACTTTCCCAATCCCGGGCGCGGCGGCTTTGGCGCGTTGTTCGCCGCCATCCACAATATGTTGCGCTGCCACGCCGCCGCCTATCACACGATTAAGGAAGCTTATCCGGCGGCGCTGGTGGGCACGGCCAACAATATGCAGGTCTTCGCCGCCCGGCCGGACGGCAACGCTATCGACCGCCGCTGGGCGAGGATGATCGACCGCCTCTACAACGATAGCTGGCCGGACGCCCTCCATACCGGCCGCTACCGTGGCCTATGGAGCAGCAAACGCTTCAAGGGGCTGGCCGGCACCTATGACTTCGTGGGCATCAACTATTACACCCGCTTCTATTTGCGTTTCCCGCCGCCGCCGGGCTTCGTCGATCGCGAATGGGGGCCGGAGGCGCTGGTCAGCGATGGGGCCTATGGCGAAGTCTATGCCCACGGCCTGTACGAGATCATGGAGCGCGTCTGGCGGCGCTACCAGAAGCCGATCTATATCACTGAGAACGGCCTGCCCGACGCCGCCGACCGCCTGCGGCCCGGCTTCCTGCTCGATCATTTGCGCCAGATCTGGCACGCCATCAGCTTCTGCTACCCGATCATGGGCTACTACCACTGGTCACTGGTCGATAATTTCGAGTGGGATCGCGGCTGGACGCAGCGCTTCGGGCTGGTCGCCGTTGACCCGACGACCCAGGCGCGCGCGTGGCGGCCCAGCGCCCACCTCTATCAAGAGATTTGCCGCAGCTACAGCATCAGCGACGACATGGCCGCCCGCTATGCGCCGGAGATGTTGGCGGTGATGTGGCCGGGGGAAGAGCAGAGGGCAGAGGCGCAGGGGAGCGGGGGAGCAGGGGAGCAGGGGTGA
- the solA gene encoding N-methyl-L-tryptophan oxidase has translation MNHHYDTIVLGLGGLGSAALYRLARRLGGDVLGLEQFELDHGRGSSQDHSRIIRLSYHTPGYVELAKQAYNAWAEVEADAGQQLIFKTGSLDLWPSNPAYPMSDYTGSMDACGVAYERLTAAEVMRRWPPFTLPDDVTGIYQADGGIATPNLSNAAHRRLALARGATIRDNAPVTAVRPVGDSIELVAGGELYRCRHLVVAAGVWSNDILGFFGRRLHLTITQEQVTYYATPHAADFAPDRFPVWIWMDEPAFYGFPVFGEPGPKMAQDVGGERVTPQTRTFEPNAATLARTEAFLAGHIPTMLGERLYTKTCLYDLPPDRNFVLCTLPEQPNVSIAIGAGHGYKFAALIGKILSELALDGRTACDISPFHIDRPILLEEDPVLNFMC, from the coding sequence GTGAATCACCATTACGACACGATTGTCCTGGGGCTGGGTGGGCTGGGGAGCGCGGCGCTTTACCGATTGGCTAGGCGGCTGGGTGGCGACGTGCTGGGGCTGGAGCAGTTTGAGCTGGATCACGGCCGCGGCTCGTCGCAGGATCATTCGCGCATCATCCGCCTGTCCTATCACACGCCGGGCTACGTGGAACTGGCGAAACAAGCCTACAACGCCTGGGCCGAGGTGGAGGCCGACGCCGGGCAGCAATTGATCTTCAAGACCGGCAGCCTCGATCTGTGGCCGAGCAACCCCGCCTATCCCATGAGCGACTACACCGGCAGCATGGACGCGTGCGGCGTGGCCTATGAGCGGCTGACGGCGGCCGAGGTGATGCGCCGCTGGCCGCCCTTCACCCTGCCCGACGACGTGACCGGCATCTACCAGGCCGACGGCGGCATCGCCACGCCCAACCTGAGCAACGCCGCCCATCGCCGGCTGGCCCTGGCGCGTGGCGCGACCATACGCGACAACGCCCCGGTGACGGCCGTCCGGCCGGTGGGCGATTCGATTGAACTGGTGGCCGGCGGTGAACTGTACCGCTGCCGTCATCTGGTGGTGGCTGCCGGGGTGTGGTCGAACGACATCCTGGGTTTTTTCGGCCGCCGGCTGCACCTGACGATCACCCAGGAGCAGGTGACCTATTACGCCACGCCCCATGCCGCTGATTTCGCGCCCGACCGCTTTCCGGTGTGGATCTGGATGGACGAGCCGGCGTTCTATGGCTTTCCCGTCTTTGGCGAGCCGGGGCCGAAGATGGCCCAGGACGTGGGCGGCGAGCGGGTGACGCCACAGACCCGCACCTTCGAGCCGAACGCGGCGACGTTGGCCCGCACCGAGGCGTTCCTGGCCGGCCACATCCCGACGATGTTGGGCGAACGGCTCTATACCAAGACCTGCCTCTACGACCTGCCGCCGGATCGCAACTTCGTCCTGTGTACCCTGCCGGAGCAGCCCAACGTTTCCATCGCTATCGGCGCGGGGCACGGCTACAAGTTCGCCGCGCTCATCGGCAAGATATTGAGCGAGTTGGCGCTGGATGGGCGGACGGCATGCGACATCAGCCCGTTCCATATCGATCGGCCGATCTTGTTAGAAGAAGACCCGGTGTTGAATTTTATGTGCTGA
- a CDS encoding creatininase family protein, whose product MTHFFPYDELTWPEVAALRRDTPLVIPIGEGYDLGKLAEALGDPARAGLLPAIPYGWPGSGLAVADGRRDAGDPFAKMVSNLLDSLQDDGFSRVYALQPQGLELGLGARGLVQWHESQLRATAPSPNPSQREGDQAPSPPGRGLGRGSAIQGHENQLRAAAPSPNPSQREGDPAPSPPGRGVGRGSAIQGHENQLRATAPSPNPSQREGDPAPSPPGRGLGRGSAPLPDDADRDKCVLIPIGHTEQHGYHLPLSTDTLIIGAIGHGAEMAAPEEAICLPPFPYGASTHRSSFAGTLNVGGRAFEDFWLAVVDTLVGRGFRKLYLMSGHGGNCSFLVNVIKYAGERHRRIFCATAWLHTNGHIAGPVLMSTRLSGRGGMGHAGELETAMILALRSDLTHMERVVDETDFVATESYYMDWIEGGALVANPPWDDDTATGAYGAGSLATAEHGRLWLDAAIAEKVAHVREIHEQHRRREERRVAGFGLWGTTTKAA is encoded by the coding sequence ATGACCCACTTCTTCCCCTACGATGAACTGACCTGGCCGGAAGTGGCCGCGTTGCGGCGGGATACGCCGCTGGTGATCCCTATCGGCGAGGGGTATGACCTGGGCAAGTTGGCCGAGGCGTTGGGCGATCCGGCGCGGGCTGGATTGCTGCCGGCTATCCCTTATGGGTGGCCGGGGAGTGGGTTGGCGGTGGCCGATGGCCGGCGAGACGCCGGCGATCCATTTGCCAAAATGGTGTCTAATTTGCTGGATAGTCTGCAAGATGACGGGTTCAGCCGGGTGTATGCCTTGCAGCCACAGGGCTTGGAGTTGGGGCTGGGAGCGCGGGGGCTTGTCCAGTGGCATGAGAGCCAACTGCGGGCCACCGCGCCCTCCCCTAACCCCTCCCAAAGGGAGGGGGATCAGGCTCCCTCTCCCCCCGGGAGAGGGCTGGGGAGAGGGTCTGCCATTCAGGGGCATGAGAATCAATTGCGAGCCGCCGCGCCCTCCCCTAACCCCTCCCAAAGGGAAGGGGATCCGGCTCCCTCTCCCCCCGGGAGAGGGGTGGGGAGAGGGTCTGCCATTCAGGGGCATGAGAATCAATTGCGAGCCACCGCGCCCTCCCCTAACCCCTCCCAAAGGGAGGGGGATCCGGCTCCCTCTCCCCCCGGGAGAGGGCTGGGGAGAGGGTCTGCTCCACTACCGGACGACGCCGACCGCGACAAGTGCGTCCTCATCCCCATCGGCCACACCGAACAGCACGGCTACCACCTGCCGCTCAGCACCGACACGCTGATCATCGGGGCCATCGGCCACGGCGCGGAGATGGCCGCCCCGGAAGAGGCCATCTGTCTGCCCCCCTTCCCCTATGGAGCCAGCACCCACCGCTCGTCCTTTGCCGGGACGCTCAACGTCGGTGGCCGGGCGTTCGAGGATTTCTGGCTGGCCGTGGTCGATACGCTGGTGGGGCGTGGTTTTCGCAAGCTATACCTGATGAGCGGCCACGGCGGCAACTGCTCGTTCCTGGTCAACGTCATCAAATACGCCGGGGAGCGCCACCGCCGCATTTTTTGCGCCACGGCCTGGCTGCACACCAACGGCCATATCGCCGGGCCGGTGCTCATGTCCACGCGCCTGTCCGGCCGCGGCGGCATGGGCCACGCCGGGGAGCTGGAGACGGCGATGATCCTGGCCCTGCGGTCCGATCTGACCCACATGGAGCGCGTGGTGGACGAGACGGATTTTGTCGCCACGGAGAGCTACTATATGGATTGGATCGAGGGCGGGGCGCTGGTGGCTAACCCACCGTGGGACGACGACACGGCTACTGGGGCCTATGGCGCGGGCAGTCTGGCGACGGCCGAGCACGGCCGTTTGTGGCTCGACGCGGCCATCGCCGAAAAGGTCGCCCACGTGCGCGAGATACATGAGCAACACCGGCGGCGGGAGGAGCGGCGGGTGGCGGGTTTCGGCTTATGGGGAACCACGACTAAAGCTGCTTAA